The DNA segment GGAACAGGCCGCCCGCACCCCGGACGCGGCCGCCCTGCACCACCGCGGCACCTCCCTCACCTTCGCCGAACTCGACGCCAGGGCCGACCGGCTGGCCGCCGCGCTCACCGCGCGCGGCGCCGCACCCGACTCCGTGGTCGCCGTGGCCCTGCCCCGCGGGGCCGACCTGGTGGTGGCCCTGCTCGCCGTCCTCAAGGCCGGGGCCGCCGTGCTGCCACTCGACCCGGGCTACCCGCCCGAGCGCATCGCCCTGATGCTCGGCGACGCGGCGCCCCACACCGTCGTCTGCGCACCTGGGACAGCAGCCACGCTCGGCGTCGCGCCCCACCTGGTGTGCCCCCCTGACACCGCGCCACCGCCCGGACGCGGCCGCCCCGACCGCCCCGCCCTGGCCCCTGACCACGCCGGGTACGTCATCTTCACCTCCGGCTCCACGGGCCGCCCCAAGGGCGTCGTCGGCACCCAGCGCGGCCTCGCCAACCGGCTGGCGTGGGGCCGCGAGCTGACCGCCGGCGGCAGCGGCCCCCGTATGGCCAAGAGCCCGCTCAGCTTCATCGACGGACTGACCGAACTGCTGGGCGCCCTGGTCGTGGGCGAGGCCGTGGTGCTCGCCGACGACGCGGACACCGGCGACCCCGTGGCACTCGCCGCGCTGGCCGACCGCCACGGGGCGGCCCTGCTGACCGCCGTCCCCAGCCTCCTTGCCGTGCTGGCCGAATCCGCCCCGGAGGGCACCTTCGGCTCCGTGCGCACGTGGGTGTCGAGCGGTGAGCCGCTCTCCGGGGAGCTGGCACGGGCGCTCGCCGCCCGCTGGCCCCGGGCCCGTCTCGTCAACCTCTACGGCTGCTCGGAGGCGGCCGGCGACAGCCTCGTCCACACCTGCGGCGCCGGTGACGGCGACGGTCCCGTCCCGCTGGGCCGCCCGCTCGCCCGCACGCGCGTCCACGTGCTCGACGCGTTCCTCCGCCCGGTGCCTCCCGGCGCGGTCGGCGAGCTGTACCTCGCAGGCGCCGGCGTCGCACGCGGCTACCTGGGCCGTGCGGCCCGCACCGCGGAACGGTTCACCGCCGACCCCTACGGGCCGCCCGGCAGCCGTATGTACCGCACCGGCGACCTGGCGCGGCAGCGCGCGGACGGCACCGTGGAGTTCCTCGGCAGGGCCGACGACCAGGTCAAGATCAGGGGCTTCAGGGTCGAGCCCGGCGAGGTGGAGGCGGCACTGCGCGCCCTGCCGGGCATCGCCCGCGCCGCCGTCGTCGCACGGCGGCACGGAGCGGGACCAGCGCGGCAACTCGTCGCCTACGTGGTGCCGGAGCGGGGCCCCACCCCCGAGGAGCGGGGCGCCGCCCCCGAGCCCGCCGCGGTCCGCCGCGCACTCGCCGGACACCTCCCCGACCACCTCGTGCCCTCCGCCGTCGTGGTGCTCGACGCGCTGCCGCACACCCCCAGCGGAAAGCTCGACCGCCGGGCCCTGCCCGCGCCCGGCACCACCCCCGGCGGCGCCTACGAGCCACCGCGCGGCACGGCGGAGACGACACTGTGCGCGCTCTTCGCCGACGTGCTCGACCGCAGCCGGGTCGGCGTCAACGACGACTTCTTCGAGCTGGGCGGCGACAGCATCGTCTCCGTGCGGCTCTCCGACCGCGCCCGCAGGGCCGGCCTCATGCTCTCCCCCCGGGACGTGTTCACCGGGCGCACC comes from the Streptomyces sp. TS71-3 genome and includes:
- a CDS encoding non-ribosomal peptide synthetase, whose protein sequence is MAARARVEDVLPLSPMQEGMLFHAWYDRGAMDVYTGRTTIALDGSLDAARLRTAADALLARHANLRAAFRTQRSGRPVQVVRSAVAADWRTTDLSALMPREREEAFARIQADGGDERFDLMRPPLVRFHLVTLGARDHRLVITSHHLLWDGWSAPVLVRELFQLYGSGGDRAALPRVHPYRDYLAWLARQDAEAAREAWRAALEGLDEPATLAAGAWQGTAERPEQFVLRLSEEETAALTTAARACGVTVSTALQCLWAVLLGALTGRRDVVLGATVSGRDAQIPGIESMVGLFINTLPVRVRLRPDEPLADLLARVQSEQSALLDHRHLGLAEIQRAAGHPALFDTLLVFESYPIDDDGIARALDPAGLRMTGVQVRDATHYPLTLTALPGTRLTLTFGHRPTVLDRPAVAALAERLTRLIRTLGEDPARPVARLDLLTAAEHRTLKERAERAERPLPHATVRGLFEEQAARTPDAAALHHRGTSLTFAELDARADRLAAALTARGAAPDSVVAVALPRGADLVVALLAVLKAGAAVLPLDPGYPPERIALMLGDAAPHTVVCAPGTAATLGVAPHLVCPPDTAPPPGRGRPDRPALAPDHAGYVIFTSGSTGRPKGVVGTQRGLANRLAWGRELTAGGSGPRMAKSPLSFIDGLTELLGALVVGEAVVLADDADTGDPVALAALADRHGAALLTAVPSLLAVLAESAPEGTFGSVRTWVSSGEPLSGELARALAARWPRARLVNLYGCSEAAGDSLVHTCGAGDGDGPVPLGRPLARTRVHVLDAFLRPVPPGAVGELYLAGAGVARGYLGRAARTAERFTADPYGPPGSRMYRTGDLARQRADGTVEFLGRADDQVKIRGFRVEPGEVEAALRALPGIARAAVVARRHGAGPARQLVAYVVPERGPTPEERGAAPEPAAVRRALAGHLPDHLVPSAVVVLDALPHTPSGKLDRRALPAPGTTPGGAYEPPRGTAETTLCALFADVLDRSRVGVNDDFFELGGDSIVSVRLSDRARRAGLMLSPRDVFTGRTPAGLAALLADRDTKDTEDTRTGEFTAPTAPLVALSSTQLDTIKARWAR